In Juglans regia cultivar Chandler chromosome 13, Walnut 2.0, whole genome shotgun sequence, the following proteins share a genomic window:
- the LOC109005793 gene encoding uncharacterized protein LOC109005793, whose protein sequence is MGVFLLFPCPVKVVQYPRNIGTLAQNSTVYAIDLLGFGASDKPAGFNYSMETWAQLILDFLKEIVQKPTVLVGNSVGSLACVIAASESSRSLVQGLVLLNCAGGMNNKAIVDDWRIKLLVPLLWLFDFLLSQRGIASTIFENVRKSSTDLRVLRDAYGILDSIILETQEPHLGVVDSEGFTKKVALHTSAFSHGLRLPFCHPVCDVLDFLGMAST, encoded by the exons ATGGgtgtttttctccttttcccATGCCCTGTTAAAGTTGTTCAATATCCAAG AAATATTGGGACGTTGGCTCAGAATTCCACTGTATATGCCATTGACCTTCTTGGCTTTGGTGCTTCTGATAAACCAGCAGGCTTTAACTATAGTATGGAAACATGGGCTCAG TTGATATTGGACTTCCTGAAAGAAATTGTTCAAAAGCCAACTGTACTAGTTGGCAACTCTGTTGGAAGTCTTGCTTGCGTAATTGCTGCCTCAG AATCTAGCAGAAGCCTAGTTCAAGGGCTTGTACTGCTAAATTGTGCTGGTGGCATGAACAATAAGGCAATTGTAGATGATTGGAGAATCAAGCTATTAGTACCTTTGCTTTGGCTGTTTGATTTTCTTCTGAGCCAACGGGGAATTGCTTCAACAATCTTTGAGAATGTTAGAAAGAG TTCGACGGACCTCAGGGTGTTGAGGGATGCGTATGGGATCCTTGACTCAATCATCTTGGAGACCCAGGAGCCCCACCTTGGAGTTGTTGACTCAGAGGGATTCACCAAGAAGGTTGCTCTGCACACCAGTGCTTTCTCGCATGGGCTGAGACTCCCTTTTTGTCACCCCGTCTGCGACGTTCTAGATTTTCTTGGAATGGCCTCGACCTAG